In one window of Microbacterium natoriense DNA:
- a CDS encoding response regulator, with product MIRVVLVDDQALFRAGIRMLVASQPDLDVVGEAGDGREAIDVVRATRPDVVLMDIRMPVMDGLTATTEILAQPDPPRIVMLTTFDLDEAAARAIRQGASGFLLKDADPEFLLAAIRTVNSGSSVIAASATRDLFQHFAEAPKPVPVQYSALTDREREIFALAARGLSNSEIAAREYLSEATVKTHISRILTKLALRDRVQLVVFAFEHGLA from the coding sequence GTGATCAGAGTCGTGCTCGTCGACGACCAGGCGCTCTTCCGCGCCGGCATCCGCATGCTGGTCGCGTCGCAGCCCGACCTCGACGTCGTCGGCGAGGCCGGCGACGGGCGCGAGGCGATCGATGTCGTGCGCGCGACGCGGCCGGACGTCGTCTTGATGGACATCCGGATGCCGGTCATGGACGGCCTGACGGCCACCACCGAGATCCTCGCGCAGCCCGACCCGCCGCGGATCGTGATGCTGACGACCTTCGACCTCGACGAGGCCGCCGCCCGGGCGATCCGACAGGGAGCGAGCGGCTTCCTGCTCAAGGACGCGGACCCCGAGTTCCTCCTCGCGGCCATCCGCACGGTGAACTCGGGCTCGAGCGTGATCGCGGCATCCGCCACGCGTGATCTCTTCCAGCACTTCGCCGAGGCGCCGAAGCCGGTGCCCGTCCAGTACTCGGCCCTCACCGATCGCGAACGCGAGATCTTCGCGCTGGCCGCGCGCGGCCTGTCGAATTCCGAGATCGCGGCGCGCGAGTATCTCAGCGAGGCGACCGTGAAGACGCACATCAGCCGCATCCTCACCAAGCTCGCCCTCCGTGATCGCGTGCAGCTGGTCGTCTTCGCCTTCGAGCACGGACTGGCCTGA
- a CDS encoding ATP-binding cassette domain-containing protein — protein MTRAGRLRLRPGPLRAAAGLAAIFVVARVVYRVLFHGADGSGVVLLPLAAVRLPAPFSWVTLLGPVTIDGLWDAILSALPIAAVILLCGLLNALFDISRAFGLLARRGPLRGIARALAVAWSTLPGLGQAVRTVHTAQRLRGEKAGPRMLVPVLERTLERAAAVANGLELRGFGGAPVDGECLTPVTVRDAAFGFGDAPVLSVPQLSLGTGVLAVATGPTGSGKSTMLRGLAGLVDHVDGGWSTGVVEVAGHARRRTPPRDSSRLVGVVLQNPREGFCSELVRDEIGLSLQLRGVASTIVTARVDEVAERLGIAHLRDRAVHALSAGEATMVAIAAAVVERPILLLVDEPLADLDADARARVVAALESLAHEGGVCVLVAEHRAAAFEDVADEWWTIEAGSLSEQSETKRLSRPALPPLDSHRVSAPSLRSPARRTEVASPSALSASHVRIALDDTIAVTDATLSLARGEIAAVIGPNGAGKSSLLMALALPPRDLVVTGRPVLVPDASDDLFTRDTVAAECARADRRARRADISSQTATAERFAAFLDLDTGGLRERMTRHPLDLSLGERRCLAIALQLARAPEALLIDEPTRGLDARARDQVREALSRAADAGTAVLVATHDVDFAHSLGARILPMSDGVVPAAVTDEPHRSVDHLPHIDLPSPVERATDSTSVRAQSADVPEDSRVSSRFARSTNGGEAASRSARSTNGSEGASPRSTNGWHGGRLALLAANLVALAAFTWPFVAVAVPSQATAAVPWVALALAPVAVIVAIAALDQTVRSAHTLAYLGVLAAIGTALRIASTGVGGVEAVFILLVLAGRAFGARFGMLLGVATILLSSTVFGGFGPWTPFQMFACAWVGGGAGLLPRRVRGWGEIVMLCAYGAVASYLFGLLLNLWFWPFAIGSGTTISYAPGAPLVENLGSFLLYSLVTSTAGWDTLRAITTIAGVVLIGRPVLAALRRAKPVALRAPAPPSTRDVSDS, from the coding sequence GTGACCAGAGCGGGCCGGCTCCGACTGAGACCCGGCCCGCTGCGCGCGGCGGCGGGGCTGGCGGCGATCTTCGTCGTCGCCCGCGTCGTCTACCGCGTGCTGTTCCACGGTGCCGACGGCAGCGGTGTCGTGCTGCTGCCGCTGGCCGCCGTGCGGCTGCCCGCCCCCTTCTCCTGGGTGACGCTGCTCGGCCCCGTCACCATCGACGGGCTCTGGGATGCCATACTCTCGGCCCTGCCCATCGCCGCGGTCATCCTGCTGTGCGGACTGCTGAACGCCCTGTTCGACATCTCGCGGGCGTTCGGCCTGCTCGCTCGTCGCGGCCCGCTGCGCGGGATCGCCCGGGCGCTGGCGGTGGCGTGGTCGACCCTGCCGGGCCTCGGCCAGGCCGTTCGCACCGTGCACACCGCGCAGCGCCTCCGGGGAGAGAAGGCGGGACCGCGGATGCTGGTCCCGGTGCTCGAGCGCACGCTCGAGCGCGCGGCGGCGGTCGCGAACGGGTTGGAGCTGCGCGGCTTCGGCGGCGCACCGGTCGACGGCGAATGTCTGACCCCCGTGACCGTGCGCGATGCCGCCTTCGGGTTCGGCGATGCGCCGGTGCTGTCCGTGCCACAGCTCTCCCTCGGTACGGGAGTGCTCGCCGTCGCCACCGGACCGACCGGATCGGGCAAGTCGACGATGCTGCGCGGTCTGGCCGGGCTCGTCGACCACGTCGACGGCGGCTGGTCGACGGGCGTCGTCGAGGTGGCGGGACACGCGCGCCGGCGGACGCCGCCGCGCGATTCCTCCCGGCTCGTCGGCGTCGTGCTGCAGAACCCGCGCGAAGGGTTCTGCAGCGAACTGGTCCGCGACGAGATCGGACTGTCGCTGCAGCTGCGCGGAGTGGCATCGACGATCGTGACCGCTCGCGTCGATGAGGTCGCCGAGCGTCTGGGCATCGCCCATCTGCGGGATCGAGCGGTGCACGCGCTGTCGGCCGGGGAGGCGACCATGGTCGCGATCGCCGCCGCAGTGGTCGAGCGTCCGATCCTGCTGCTGGTCGACGAACCGCTCGCAGACCTGGATGCCGATGCACGTGCGCGCGTGGTCGCGGCGCTGGAGTCGCTGGCTCACGAAGGCGGCGTGTGCGTGCTGGTCGCGGAGCATCGCGCAGCCGCCTTCGAGGACGTCGCCGACGAGTGGTGGACGATCGAGGCCGGGTCGTTGAGCGAGCAAAGCGAGACGAAACGCCTCAGTCGACCGGCGCTTCCTCCGCTCGACTCTCACCGCGTTTCGGCTCCGTCGCTGCGCTCCCCCGCTCGACGAACGGAGGTCGCGAGTCCTTCAGCCCTTTCGGCGTCGCATGTCCGCATCGCGCTCGACGACACGATCGCTGTGACCGACGCGACTCTCTCGCTCGCCCGCGGTGAGATCGCGGCGGTGATCGGGCCCAACGGCGCGGGGAAGTCCTCTCTCCTGATGGCGCTCGCGCTGCCGCCGCGCGATCTCGTGGTCACGGGGCGCCCGGTGCTCGTCCCCGACGCCTCCGACGATCTGTTCACCCGCGACACGGTGGCAGCCGAGTGCGCTCGGGCCGACCGCAGGGCGCGCAGGGCCGACATCTCCTCGCAGACGGCGACCGCCGAGAGGTTCGCGGCATTCCTCGATCTCGACACCGGAGGGCTCCGCGAGCGGATGACGCGGCATCCGCTCGACCTCTCACTCGGCGAACGACGCTGCCTGGCGATCGCTCTGCAGCTCGCGCGTGCCCCCGAGGCCCTGCTGATCGACGAACCCACCCGAGGACTCGACGCGCGCGCCCGCGATCAGGTGCGCGAGGCTCTGAGCCGGGCGGCCGATGCCGGCACCGCGGTACTGGTGGCGACTCACGATGTCGACTTCGCGCACAGTCTCGGTGCACGGATCCTGCCGATGAGCGATGGCGTGGTGCCGGCTGCGGTGACCGACGAACCTCACCGGTCGGTCGATCATCTCCCGCACATCGATCTCCCGTCGCCTGTGGAGCGAGCAACCGATTCGACGAGCGTGCGGGCGCAGTCGGCTGATGTTCCGGAAGACTCACGCGTTTCGTCTCGCTTCGCTCGCTCAACGAACGGAGGGGAAGCAGCATCTCGCTCCGCTCGCTCGACGAACGGGTCGGAAGGAGCTTCTCCTCGCTCGACGAACGGGTGGCACGGAGGGCGGCTCGCACTCCTCGCGGCGAATCTCGTAGCCCTCGCCGCCTTCACATGGCCTTTCGTCGCCGTGGCCGTACCCTCGCAGGCGACCGCTGCGGTGCCCTGGGTCGCCCTCGCACTCGCGCCCGTGGCCGTGATCGTCGCGATCGCGGCGCTCGATCAGACCGTGCGCTCCGCGCACACCCTCGCCTACCTCGGTGTGCTCGCGGCGATCGGCACTGCTCTGCGCATCGCGAGCACCGGCGTGGGAGGCGTCGAGGCGGTGTTCATCCTGCTCGTGCTCGCCGGCCGCGCCTTCGGCGCCCGGTTCGGCATGCTGCTCGGCGTCGCCACGATCCTGCTGTCGTCCACGGTGTTCGGAGGCTTCGGCCCGTGGACGCCGTTCCAGATGTTCGCGTGCGCGTGGGTGGGCGGCGGCGCCGGGCTCCTTCCCCGTCGGGTGCGGGGCTGGGGCGAGATCGTCATGCTCTGCGCCTACGGCGCCGTCGCGTCCTATCTCTTCGGCCTGCTGCTCAACCTCTGGTTCTGGCCGTTCGCGATCGGCTCGGGCACCACGATCTCCTACGCGCCCGGCGCTCCTCTCGTCGAGAACCTCGGCAGCTTCCTGCTCTACTCCCTCGTCACGTCGACCGCCGGATGGGACACGCTGCGCGCGATCACGACGATCGCCGGAGTAGTTCTGATCGGGCGTCCCGTGCTCGCGGCACTCCGCCGCGCGAAGCCGGTTGCGCTGCGGGCGCCCGCGCCCCCATCCACGCGCGACGTCTCCGACTCCTGA
- a CDS encoding class I SAM-dependent methyltransferase, producing MASYTHGHHESVLRSHNVRDISNSAEYLRAHLTGSTKLLDVGAGPGSITVDFASVVAHVTATEIDENALSLSRGLAESRRATNIDFSVEDVHVLSFADDSFDVVHAHQVLQHVGDPVQALREMRRVAVPGGVVAARDADYAGFIWFPVLPELDRWLDLYRRAARANGGEPDAGRRLLSWARAAGFDDVTVTASTWCYATPEERSWWGGMWADRILESALTRQLLDSRMASEAELRDISDAWKRWADDGDGWFLVPHGEIIARA from the coding sequence ATGGCCTCGTACACGCACGGACACCACGAATCCGTCCTCCGCTCGCACAACGTCCGCGACATCTCGAACTCCGCCGAGTATCTCCGTGCGCACCTCACGGGATCGACGAAGCTCCTCGATGTGGGAGCGGGGCCAGGCTCCATCACCGTCGACTTCGCGAGCGTCGTCGCGCACGTCACCGCGACCGAGATCGATGAGAACGCGCTGTCGCTGTCTCGTGGTCTCGCCGAGTCGCGCCGCGCGACCAACATCGACTTCTCGGTCGAGGACGTGCACGTGCTGAGCTTCGCCGACGACAGCTTCGACGTCGTGCACGCGCATCAGGTGCTGCAGCACGTCGGCGATCCGGTGCAGGCGTTGCGCGAGATGCGCCGGGTCGCCGTGCCTGGTGGGGTCGTCGCGGCGCGCGACGCCGACTACGCCGGATTCATCTGGTTCCCTGTGCTGCCCGAGCTCGATCGCTGGCTCGATCTGTACCGCCGGGCGGCGAGGGCCAACGGAGGAGAGCCGGATGCCGGTCGCCGGCTGCTGTCGTGGGCCCGAGCCGCCGGGTTCGACGACGTCACGGTCACGGCATCCACTTGGTGCTACGCGACACCCGAGGAGCGCAGCTGGTGGGGAGGCATGTGGGCCGACCGCATACTCGAGTCCGCTCTCACCCGGCAGCTGCTCGACAGCCGCATGGCGAGCGAGGCCGAGCTGCGCGACATCAGCGATGCGTGGAAGCGCTGGGCCGACGACGGCGACGGCTGGTTCCTCGTGCCGCACGGCGAGATCATCGCGCGCGCCTGA
- a CDS encoding PadR family transcriptional regulator → MNETLDTHLQELRRGTVVLACLQLLRTPGYGYGLLEELENRGFATDANTLYPLLRRLEKQEHLTSEWNTDEARPRKFYRTSDAGIRLADTLTVEWRSLTAAITALTAEEN, encoded by the coding sequence ATGAACGAGACGCTCGACACGCACCTGCAGGAGCTGCGCCGAGGCACGGTCGTGCTGGCGTGCCTGCAGCTGCTGCGCACACCCGGCTACGGGTACGGACTGCTCGAAGAGCTCGAGAACCGCGGCTTCGCCACGGACGCGAACACGCTCTACCCCCTGCTGCGCCGACTGGAGAAGCAGGAGCACCTCACCAGTGAGTGGAACACCGACGAGGCCCGGCCCCGCAAGTTCTACCGCACCTCGGATGCCGGCATCCGCCTCGCCGACACCCTCACCGTCGAATGGCGCTCGCTCACCGCGGCGATCACCGCCCTCACCGCAGAGGAGAACTGA
- a CDS encoding permease prefix domain 1-containing protein, translated as MTTTATLTERYIAATVRSLKPDAQDDVRAELEASIADAIEARLEAGESPTDAERAVLAELGDPGILAAGYADRPLHLIGPRFYLTWWRLLKLLLIIVPVCVLGGAALGQTIAGAPVGEIIASAIVATGGAIIHICFWTTLVFVVLERTGSSTSIDEWDVDQLLEITENGAGRNELIASLVFLGIAVGAVLWDRFRGFIPGEALPILNPDLWPWGMGLLLLLVAAEAVFAIIIFRRGGWTVGAAVVNTVLALAFLAWVLVLLLRGELVNPDFLAHVVTAGGDGFAAGDAEASGEGGIIRILAVVLGFGVAAGVVWDIVDGWIKTVRRRRP; from the coding sequence ATGACCACGACAGCCACTCTCACCGAGCGCTACATCGCCGCGACGGTCAGAAGCCTGAAACCCGATGCGCAGGACGACGTCCGCGCCGAGCTCGAGGCTTCGATCGCCGATGCGATCGAAGCGAGGCTCGAGGCCGGTGAGTCGCCGACGGATGCCGAGCGGGCCGTGCTCGCGGAACTCGGCGACCCCGGCATCCTCGCCGCGGGCTACGCCGATCGCCCCTTGCACCTGATCGGTCCGCGCTTCTACCTCACCTGGTGGCGCCTGCTGAAGCTGCTGCTGATCATCGTGCCCGTCTGCGTGCTCGGCGGAGCCGCACTGGGGCAGACGATCGCAGGCGCTCCCGTCGGCGAGATCATCGCCTCGGCGATCGTCGCCACGGGCGGGGCGATCATCCACATCTGCTTCTGGACCACACTCGTCTTCGTCGTGCTGGAGCGCACCGGCAGCTCGACGTCGATCGACGAGTGGGACGTCGACCAGCTGCTTGAGATCACCGAGAACGGCGCCGGGCGCAACGAGCTGATCGCCTCGCTCGTCTTCCTCGGGATCGCCGTCGGCGCTGTTCTGTGGGACCGTTTCCGGGGTTTCATCCCGGGGGAGGCGCTGCCGATCCTGAACCCTGACCTGTGGCCGTGGGGCATGGGACTGCTGCTCCTGCTCGTCGCGGCGGAGGCGGTCTTCGCGATCATCATCTTCCGTCGGGGCGGCTGGACGGTGGGGGCTGCGGTCGTGAACACCGTCCTCGCGCTGGCGTTCCTCGCGTGGGTGCTCGTCCTGCTGCTGCGCGGCGAGCTCGTCAACCCCGACTTCCTCGCCCACGTCGTCACGGCAGGCGGTGACGGCTTCGCCGCGGGTGATGCCGAGGCGTCCGGCGAGGGTGGGATCATCCGCATCCTCGCGGTCGTCCTCGGGTTCGGCGTCGCGGCCGGCGTCGTGTGGGACATCGTCGACGGGTGGATCAAGACCGTCCGTCGGCGCCGGCCCTGA
- a CDS encoding sensor histidine kinase: MIRPLSRTALVLDILGAVLLFVVLTPMSVVFYGPVTGGPEVHGLALAGLIVAGVLMIGGVAIGRLAPGIALAAAWAGAVLQMLSGFGPVPIDLAILLVLYATAAWGSRAVLWWGFGSTLLGGLIAAAYMVLVNGVSFVASTGWEQLSAGVLLLIVSILALGFAWVSGLLWRVVLRARRTRAAQLQAESLAAEEQERVRIARDMHDIVAHSLAVVIAQADGARYVAAAEPEMATEALTTIAQTARGALSDVRLLLTQLRHRQGDGPQPTLADLETLFAQVRQAGIEPRITVDPMPPGEPPGAIQLAVYRILQEALTNAIRHGDGSVDVRLSWLPERVDIEIGNRIGVVASSPSSGHGLIGMRERAQLVGGSLHAGLEGELFLVRASLPIGGNS; the protein is encoded by the coding sequence GTGATCCGGCCGCTCTCCCGTACGGCGCTCGTGCTCGACATCCTCGGCGCGGTGCTGCTCTTCGTCGTGCTCACGCCCATGTCGGTCGTCTTCTACGGTCCGGTGACGGGCGGCCCGGAGGTCCACGGTCTCGCCCTCGCCGGGCTCATCGTGGCGGGCGTGCTCATGATCGGCGGCGTCGCGATCGGCCGCCTCGCGCCCGGTATCGCCCTCGCGGCAGCCTGGGCAGGCGCCGTGCTTCAGATGCTGTCGGGCTTCGGACCGGTGCCGATCGACCTCGCCATCCTGCTCGTGCTTTATGCGACGGCGGCGTGGGGCTCGAGGGCCGTGCTCTGGTGGGGATTCGGGTCGACCCTGCTGGGCGGACTCATCGCCGCGGCGTACATGGTCCTCGTGAACGGCGTCTCGTTCGTCGCGAGCACGGGCTGGGAGCAGCTGAGCGCGGGAGTGCTGCTGCTGATCGTCTCGATCCTGGCGCTCGGCTTCGCGTGGGTGAGCGGGCTGCTGTGGCGAGTCGTGCTGCGCGCTCGTCGCACGAGGGCTGCTCAGCTGCAGGCCGAATCCCTCGCCGCCGAGGAGCAGGAGCGCGTGCGCATCGCCCGTGACATGCACGACATCGTCGCGCACTCGCTCGCGGTCGTGATCGCGCAGGCCGACGGCGCGCGCTACGTGGCCGCGGCTGAGCCGGAGATGGCGACCGAAGCGCTCACGACGATCGCACAGACGGCCCGCGGCGCGCTGTCCGACGTGCGGCTGCTGCTCACCCAGCTCAGACATCGCCAGGGCGACGGTCCGCAGCCGACGCTCGCCGATCTCGAGACGCTGTTCGCACAGGTGAGGCAGGCGGGGATCGAACCGCGCATCACGGTCGATCCGATGCCGCCCGGCGAACCGCCGGGGGCGATCCAGCTGGCCGTCTACCGGATCCTGCAGGAAGCTCTGACCAACGCGATCCGCCACGGGGACGGCTCGGTCGACGTGCGACTGTCATGGCTGCCCGAACGCGTCGACATCGAGATCGGCAACCGCATCGGGGTCGTCGCCTCGTCGCCCTCATCGGGGCACGGGCTGATCGGCATGCGCGAACGCGCACAGCTCGTGGGCGGTAGCCTTCATGCGGGGCTGGAGGGCGAACTGTTCCTCGTTCGCGCCTCGCTGCCCATCGGGGGGAATTCGTGA
- a CDS encoding 1,4-dihydroxy-2-naphthoyl-CoA synthase, whose amino-acid sequence MTTASVSDLFDPEEWVLAPGAEDYTDITAHVTPDGGVARIAFDRPEVRNAFRPHTVDELYRALDIARQDPRIGAVLLTGNGPSPKDGGWAFCSGGDQRIRGRDGYKYSDDVDAVADPARAGRLHILEVQRLIRFMPKVVIAVIPGWAAGGGHSLHVVCDLSIASAEEARFKQTDADVGSFDAGYGSAYMARQTGQKIAREVFFLAEEYSAQRAYEMGAVNRVVPHEELEREALKMARTVLTKSPTAIRMLKFAFNAVDDGMVGQQVFAGEATRLAYGTDEAVEGRDSFLEKRAPDWSAFPYHF is encoded by the coding sequence GTGACCACAGCATCCGTCTCCGACCTGTTCGACCCCGAGGAGTGGGTGCTCGCGCCCGGTGCCGAGGACTACACCGACATCACCGCCCACGTCACGCCCGACGGCGGCGTCGCGCGCATCGCGTTCGACCGGCCCGAGGTGCGCAACGCCTTCCGCCCGCACACCGTCGACGAGCTGTATCGAGCTCTCGACATCGCCCGACAGGATCCGCGCATCGGCGCCGTGCTGCTGACCGGCAACGGGCCGAGCCCGAAGGACGGCGGCTGGGCGTTCTGCTCGGGCGGCGACCAGCGCATCCGCGGGCGCGACGGTTACAAGTACTCCGACGACGTCGACGCGGTCGCCGATCCTGCACGCGCCGGCCGCCTGCACATCCTCGAGGTGCAGCGCCTGATCCGATTCATGCCCAAGGTCGTCATCGCGGTGATCCCCGGGTGGGCGGCCGGCGGCGGCCACTCGCTGCACGTGGTGTGCGACCTGTCGATCGCCTCGGCGGAAGAGGCGCGCTTCAAGCAGACCGATGCCGACGTCGGCAGCTTCGACGCCGGCTACGGCTCGGCATACATGGCCCGCCAGACCGGGCAGAAGATCGCCCGCGAGGTGTTCTTCCTCGCCGAGGAGTACTCGGCGCAGCGCGCGTACGAGATGGGCGCCGTGAACCGCGTCGTCCCGCACGAGGAGCTCGAGCGCGAGGCCCTGAAGATGGCGCGCACCGTGCTCACGAAATCGCCCACGGCGATCCGCATGCTCAAGTTCGCCTTCAACGCCGTCGACGACGGCATGGTCGGCCAGCAGGTCTTCGCAGGAGAGGCGACCCGCCTCGCCTACGGCACCGACGAGGCCGTCGAGGGTCGCGACTCCTTCCTCGAGAAGCGCGCCCCCGACTGGTCGGCGTTCCCCTACCACTTCTGA
- a CDS encoding GNAT family N-acetyltransferase, whose product MSFEISPVDPFDDDAVDAWWDAYAAARRVDMGENAVIWSREESRAELQQPSATTHRRAFSAREGGEVVGSASLALSLKDNVHIAAIGINVPAAHRRRGVGSALLAHLEREAAAAGRTTLRVDIFWPASAPADGTGEPGREFARRHGYDIALGDLQSRLDLPVPEATIDALLAEAPTAGYTVRSWTGPVPEDLVVEWAALDAMLDTEAPTGDLDIEAASADVADFRADEQLVARQGRTSFGTAALTADGHIAAYTQIVVSLDDGNAYQWGTLVRREDRGQRLGLRVKLENLRLLQRLSPGTTRVYTFNAESNVHMLAVNTRLGFRMTARMGELQKRLL is encoded by the coding sequence ATGTCCTTCGAGATCAGCCCTGTCGATCCCTTCGACGACGACGCCGTCGACGCCTGGTGGGATGCCTACGCCGCAGCCCGGCGCGTCGACATGGGCGAGAATGCCGTGATCTGGTCACGCGAGGAGAGCCGCGCCGAGTTGCAGCAGCCGTCGGCCACCACGCATCGACGCGCCTTCTCGGCGCGCGAGGGCGGCGAGGTCGTCGGCTCGGCATCCCTCGCCCTGTCCCTCAAGGACAACGTGCACATCGCCGCGATCGGGATCAACGTGCCCGCAGCTCATCGTCGGCGCGGCGTCGGATCGGCGCTCCTCGCGCACCTCGAACGCGAAGCCGCAGCTGCCGGTCGCACGACCCTGCGGGTCGACATCTTCTGGCCGGCGTCCGCCCCGGCCGACGGCACAGGCGAACCCGGACGCGAGTTCGCCCGGCGCCACGGGTACGACATCGCTCTGGGCGACCTGCAGAGCCGCCTGGATCTGCCGGTTCCGGAGGCCACGATCGACGCCCTCCTCGCGGAGGCTCCTACGGCCGGATACACCGTGCGCAGCTGGACGGGGCCGGTGCCCGAAGATCTCGTCGTCGAATGGGCCGCGCTGGACGCGATGCTCGACACCGAGGCCCCCACCGGCGACCTCGACATCGAGGCGGCGTCCGCCGATGTCGCCGACTTCCGGGCCGACGAACAGCTCGTCGCGCGCCAGGGGCGCACGTCGTTCGGCACCGCGGCGCTCACCGCCGACGGCCACATCGCCGCCTACACGCAGATCGTCGTGTCGCTCGACGACGGCAACGCCTACCAATGGGGAACGCTGGTGCGGCGTGAGGATCGCGGGCAGCGCCTGGGCCTGCGCGTGAAGCTCGAGAATCTTCGGCTGTTGCAGCGCCTCTCACCCGGGACCACCCGCGTCTACACCTTCAACGCCGAGAGCAACGTCCACATGCTCGCCGTGAACACGCGCCTCGGGTTCCGGATGACGGCACGGATGGGCGAGCTGCAGAAGCGTCTCCTGTGA
- a CDS encoding AMP-binding protein, translating into MPTELRPTDAEDPKALLEALRHALEGGPALGFGMVGGEPEAVPDGTAVVIATSGSTGIPKRVVLSGEALRAGAEATAARIGSGRWLLALPATYVAGLQVLVRSVVAGTEPAILEGRFSAEAFAAATLSMLRPSAVAGAGIPDLYTSLVPAQLATLLEAEDSVAVRAALQAYRAILVGGQALPEPLRDRAAALGARLVRTYGSSETSGGCVYDGVPLDTVAVRVVDGELRIAGPMLADGYLGDDELTARTFTRDEHGIRWYRTGDLGLIEDGIVRVHGRADNVIVSGGINISLDRVERIVRRIPGLSGAVVVAVDDARWGEASVIVAPRGEALRRSEAEQLAHARDAVAEELGKHARPARLILVDELDTLSSGKPDRESIRRAVAELH; encoded by the coding sequence ATGCCGACTGAGCTGAGGCCGACTGACGCCGAAGACCCGAAGGCGCTGCTCGAAGCACTGCGGCACGCGCTCGAGGGCGGACCCGCGCTCGGATTCGGCATGGTAGGTGGGGAACCCGAGGCTGTGCCGGACGGGACCGCCGTCGTCATCGCGACCTCCGGATCGACCGGCATCCCGAAGCGCGTCGTGCTGAGCGGCGAGGCGCTGCGCGCGGGCGCCGAAGCGACGGCCGCGCGCATCGGCAGCGGTCGCTGGCTTCTCGCGCTGCCGGCGACCTACGTGGCGGGGCTCCAGGTTCTGGTGCGCTCGGTCGTCGCAGGCACGGAACCCGCGATCCTCGAAGGGCGTTTCTCCGCAGAGGCCTTCGCCGCGGCGACCCTGTCGATGCTGCGCCCTTCCGCGGTGGCAGGCGCCGGCATCCCTGACCTGTACACCTCCCTGGTTCCCGCACAGCTGGCCACGCTGCTGGAGGCTGAGGACAGTGTCGCGGTCCGCGCCGCGTTGCAGGCGTACCGCGCGATCCTTGTCGGCGGCCAGGCGCTGCCCGAGCCGTTGCGCGATCGCGCGGCCGCACTCGGCGCGCGGCTCGTGCGCACCTACGGCTCGAGCGAGACGAGCGGCGGCTGCGTGTACGACGGCGTACCGCTCGACACGGTCGCCGTGCGCGTCGTCGACGGGGAGCTGCGCATTGCGGGCCCCATGCTCGCCGACGGCTATCTCGGCGACGACGAGCTCACCGCCCGCACCTTCACCCGCGACGAGCACGGCATCCGCTGGTACCGCACCGGCGACCTCGGCCTGATCGAGGACGGGATCGTGCGGGTCCACGGCCGTGCGGACAACGTGATCGTCTCGGGAGGCATCAACATCTCTCTCGACCGGGTCGAGCGGATCGTGCGGCGCATCCCCGGTCTCAGTGGCGCCGTCGTGGTCGCCGTCGACGACGCGCGCTGGGGGGAGGCCTCCGTCATCGTGGCGCCCCGCGGTGAGGCGCTGCGGCGCAGCGAAGCCGAACAGCTCGCGCACGCTCGCGACGCCGTCGCGGAAGAACTGGGCAAGCATGCCCGCCCCGCTCGGCTGATCCTCGTCGACGAGCTCGACACGCTGTCCTCGGGCAAACCCGATCGCGAGTCGATCCGGCGAGCGGTGGCCGAGCTGCACTGA